The window AAACAACCTGCGAGGCATTGACGATATGAAATCCCTTCTGGGTATTGAACATCGGCTGGCAGTGTAGTACACGACAACATTTCGTGCGGATATGGCAGATGTCAGATAGTCATGGTACCGAGGGCTTGCCTTGCTTGCGAATGGTCCCTGGCCAGATGTCCTCCTTTCCAAGGGCTTCAGCAAACCACCCGTGCCGTTGTGGAACGGACGGGCAGACTACGGAACATAGCGTATCCTGGCTCCCTTCTTTATTTACTACGACGATAACCCTCCCATGGGTCTAGCTTCGGACCAGCCCGCTGCTGTTGGCGATTCAGTTGGCAGGGTCGAGTGTGGCAGGGACGAGTACTGGACTTTCCGGCCATGTCGGCGCACGGTGCCCAGGCGACGAGAGGAAATGTTGCTTTCCATCTTCCTAGTTGCAAGTTAAGAGATCGTAGCGTACCGTCAACAATAATACAGAATGAAAGAAAAAAGACTgacagagagagagagagagagaaagtgtgtgtgtgtgtgtgtgtgtgtgtgtgtgtgtgtgtgtgtgtgtgtgtgtgtgtgtgtgtgtgtgtgccgAGAGCGGATGGATTATCGAatgacgtcgacgtctgGCGCGGAGAACGAGTATGCCATTCCATCGCAAGTACTATCACGACACACCACGCCACCCCGCCCAGCCTCGTGCGACGGACGTGACCGATGGCGGCTTGCCTTCGGTTGGAAACTACCCTCGACACGGTCGCCATGGCAAGCCCCTCAAGAGCGCTCCTCGGTGAAAGGCTTCATGCTGAAGGGGCAAAGATGCCGAATGACGAACAAACGGGCTTCGGCCAGGTCGCTCGCACACGAGTAGAGCGTGCATTGGGTGGGTTGATGCTGGTCCGTTTGGCGGTGCCCCTGGTGCCTCTGGGTGGCCAGCGTCGTAACTACCCTCCCCGACGGCCCCCCTTGTTGGTTGGCTGCGTCAAGGCCGGTCCGAGCAAAGGCTTCATCCCATCAGCGTTTCctgtcgaagccggcgattCCACTCAGAAATTAAACTCGACAGGACAGGGTAGCaaccgcctcggccggctctgTGCGTCACGCTTGTAGCCGGTACCTGCGAGCACACCCACCTGCTGgtctccaccaccacctgatgcccgccgccggactcgtacaggtacctacctacctacctaggtattACTCGGGCCACCAGTTtgcgtacttgcttgtactagGACCTGGTCACTAACATCGAGTGCTAGGGGCTAAGCAACGTTAGTCCCGccaggcgtcgtcgcccgttAGGAACGGTGGCTGTTACCGTACCCGGCAACCCCCTCTGACCTCGTTCGCAGCCACCAGTGCTAGTACGTGGACAAACCACGCTACacgtgcacgtacatgtactagcATGGTACGTTGATGCGTATGTCGTGGTAGGCGTGCAGGTCACTGTGCATGcaaaagtacttacagccGGTACATGAGTGGTACCTGGTGGTACCTGGTGGTATGCGTACGTTCTGAGAGAAAACAGAGTATTACGGCGTACTGAGCACTCGTGCTCTGTTGTGTACCAGTGAGCACCACTACCAACCTCAATTGGTGCTTTCTGAACTTTCCATTTCAGGCGTAACCTGGAAGCCCTGGGCCGGCGGCCACAGCACAGGCCGGGGGACTGGCCGTAGGACTGGCTAGTGGCATGAACCAACCACTGGACCGGCCACTCGGCCAGTGCCATCGCTCACCTGCTCACCCAATTCAGGGCCCACAGCTCCTCCGCAATTCTGTATCCAATCCACCACCAGCCCATTCTTTCGTCCCTCACCCGCATGCGAGGAGTACGGTTGAAAAACACCACCGCGGCAACCCGAATCGAACtctgcctcgcctcgcctcgcctcacTTCGCCTCGCCTCACCTTGCAAGCCCTCCATCCGTACCACGCCGTCCTTCCCCTGGACCATCCCGAAAGGCACGACGCCACGTCTGGGCCGCTCGTTCGCCAGCCTCTTCGTTGTCGCCCGCACCCGCGACGACAGCAACGACCAACGAAGCGAGTCTGCCTCGGTCCATCGTCACACCCTCATGTCGGCCCGCGGAATGAGGTAGCCTCTCGCATGCTCTCAGCTCCTTCACCGGACGGAGGCTGTCACCCGTCCgtccagcgacgacgagcaacgCCGGAGCCGCGTCTTGAACCGCCGTCTgtcgacctcgtcatcgtctcaGCTCTATGACACTGAGGTACGAGGCACCAGCTGGGCCTCGAACGGCCAACTCCTCGTCCCCGACTCGCCTGTGAGTGCCTCCCGTTTCCCTcgtcccctcctctcccctgcTGTATCCCCCGCCCATGCCGAGCACCTCGGCTTCTTGATTCCGTCGACCTGTGGCCTGCCTGCTTCTCGACCGctcgcccccgcccccctgGTAGCCCTCTGCTTCTTCATTACTCGAGAGAAGGGAAACCTGGCCGACCCGGCACTGACTCGCTCtccgcagcggcagcagcaactcGACGTCCGACAAGTCATTTCCTTCGGCCGCCAACGGCATCCGCCTCGTCTCTGCCAACAACGCCCCgatgctcgccgccgcctccggtCATCACCACTCGCTCGCTACTTTCGAAAGACATGGCGAGAATAGAGAAGCTGCCAAGCCCTCAGCCTCCTTTGACTTCCTGCCGTCCGTCAACTTCGACGACCTCCACACGAGCATCGAGTCCGCCTCGACCGACTTGAAGTTGACCCCGttttcgtcgccgacccGGGGGGCCAGCATCGCCGACCCGACACCATCGGCCAACATGAATCTCGCGGAGCGACCTGCCGTCGCCCCTGCCGCGGCCCAGGGGCGTGCCGTCaatccgccgccgacgagctggtcTGCCCGTGCCGCGTCCATCGTCCGCCGACCTAGCGCCTCGAGCCGGCAACCGAGTTCCTCCTCCAACCTCTCGTCAGCTTCGGCATccctcgaggcggccatgcctgccgtcgccgcacgcggccgtcgacagAGTCACTACCCGCCAGTCTCCAACGCGAACATGATGGCCAAGCCGCCGCGCAAATCAGACACGGACCTCTCGACCCGGAACCAGCCGGCACACCGTCCCGGCTTGCTTGCCGAAAGAGGACATCGTGGCAGTCATTCTCGGAggtccatcgacggcgccgccatgACCCCGCCGGACATGTCGCGCCGTCTCGCCAACTCGCGGGCGACCAAGGCAAAATCCGTCCAACCACCGATGCGACTGAGCCAGGCAAACTTGCTGTCCAACCTCACGCCGGAGCACAATCGCCTATCGACGCTGGCTCAGGGCTCaccgctcgtcgccggcaaggggtcgacgccatcgtcgggcGGCAAGAGGGCGTCCCTGATACCCGGCAACACGCCCCATGGCTCCCACGCCACCGGTTTGGGCGCGAGGACCGTCAGCCCCACCGACACGCGAAGGATGAAGCGACTCTCGACGGTGCCTCCGTCGCAGAGCCTCAACCTGCTCCCCGGTGTTCCTCCTCCGCCCCCCGTCGCGAGGAACGCTCGAGCAGAGTCCCGCTCCCCGTCGATGATACCTCGCAGGACGCCCGCCACCCCTTCCTCTGCACGAACCACGCCGGACGCGGCCAACAGGAAATCTTACGGCTCGGTCCAGTCCGTCGGCTCGGCCACGAGCTCCAACCCCTTGCGAACCTCTGCCGGATCCTTCCAGCCTCGCCTGCCggtgtcggcctcgacctcccgcctcccgccgccgaagcaCACCGTCGTGCACAACCCTCtccccgccgacgacgaggagtaCGTCCCTCCCGTCCCCGCGATACCCAAGGCATTCGAGTCCCCCAAGGGGTCACCGGGAGATCCTTACTTCGCCGACAAGAAGAAGCCGGGCCTCGGTGCCGTTGATGTCCTCGGCTTTCACTCCAATTCTGCCGGGAGCATCAGCATGCCCGTCCATCCCGAGCCCACCAAGTCTCAGCAGAGGCACGGCGCCAGGAAAAGCTCCGTCCTGCCGTCGAATGCGGACGAAAAGAAGGGCACCCGGCCGGGGAAGCAACTCCCGCCCCTTCGATTGCCACCTCTCAACATGGGGCCTCTTCATCTCCCCCCCAAACCCCCCGCCGCGCTTTCGCAGGACGACACCGGCTCGGGCCCGAACCCGCGCTCTCCCCCGCCGCGGCGCCAGCCAAAaacaccgacgacgcccatgacGGCCTCGAAGTCGTCCTTCTTCGCCAAGGGCAAGTACGACGAGACGATGGAGCTGCCGCCCCCTCGAAGCAGCACCTCCATCCACCGCACCCATCGGCTGACGCCCACGCCGCCCGACCTGTACTCGTCGGATTCCTCCGCCAACCTGTCCGAGGCGAACCAGAAGCCCACCATGTCGCCGTTTCTGTCGTCCTCCTTGCCCAAGGGGGGCTTCGAACATGCTCTCCTGAAGAGGTCCAAGACTGGTGCCGACTATGTCACCCTCACCGGCCACGTCTTCGAGGATAGGGCACAGACGAAACCTGCCGGACCCAgggagccgacggcggacagGCTggctgcctcgccgccgccgccaggtTCGGCCCCCGGCGAGCCCGAGGCTccgccgtcgaagccgatGGTGCGAATGCCGAGCGTCAGTCGGAAGCAGGGGAACGCCAACGGTGCCACGTTCGCTcccggcgatgccgccaacAAGTCCGCCGTGCCGTACTACCCGCAGAACAACAGCATTCCTCCGCCCCGCttcacggcctcggcgacgaccggCAGCTTGTCGGCCGCGAAGCCACCGATCCCGAGTCCGGCCGTCGCCAGTTCGAACGGCGGCTACCTGGAGTCGAGGAGGCGAAAAGACTCCGCGGCGAGCCTGACGACCAACCTGGCGTCCCAGGAGAGGGCCAGGGGCGACACGTGGGCGAGCAAGGAGGCTGCCGATTCGAACACGGTGCCAGTGACGCGCAACCCGGTCATTGCGCCCAAGGTCATGAAGCCCAGGACGTCGATGGGTGCGCTGCGCGCCACCTTGTATTCCGCCAAGGATCTGGATAGGGATGACGTCGTGGCCGAAGAGGAAATGCGGAAGCTCGGTTCTCGCCGGAAGGAGACCGAGGTTGCCGCCAAGGCGCTCGATGCTCTGCGGGAGCGAGCGACGCCCAAGGAGCGCGTCAGCCCGCACGAAGCCGTCCGCATCGCCATGCTGAACATTTACGAACGAGGCGAGATTGTCGATTTCGGCGACGTCTACTTTTGCGGAACGCAGAACGCTCgcaaggtcgtcggcgacgtgcaGTCGGACGCGCCCAACTTCggctacgacgacgagcgtgGCGACTACACCATCGTTCCGGGCGACCATCTGGCCTATCGGTACGAGATCGTAGACGTCCTCGGAAAGGGTAGTTTCGGACAAGTCGTTCGGTGCATCGACCACAAGCTTGGcgttctcgtcgccgtcaagatCATCCGGAACAAGAAGCGATTCCACCAGCAGgctctcgtcgaggtcaACATTCTTCAGAAGCTCCGCGAATGGGTAAGTCGAAGGCGAGCAGATCCGTCCGTCCGTGCGCTCCCGCTGACTCGCCTCCGCAGGATCCCAAGAACAGGCACAGCATGGTCAATTTCACGCAGC of the Drechmeria coniospora strain ARSEF 6962 chromosome 01, whole genome shotgun sequence genome contains:
- a CDS encoding hypothetical protein (related to putative dual specificity protein kinase pom1) is translated as MTLRYEAPAGPRTANSSSPTRLGSSNSTSDKSFPSAANGIRLVSANNAPMLAAASGHHHSLATFERHGENREAAKPSASFDFLPSVNFDDLHTSIESASTDLKLTPFSSPTRGASIADPTPSANMNLAERPAVAPAAAQGRAVNPPPTSWSARAASIVRRPSASSRQPSSSSNLSSASASLEAAMPAVAARGRRQSHYPPVSNANMMAKPPRKSDTDLSTRNQPAHRPGLLAERGHRGSHSRRSIDGAAMTPPDMSRRLANSRATKAKSVQPPMRLSQANLLSNLTPEHNRLSTLAQGSPLVAGKGSTPSSGGKRASLIPGNTPHGSHATGLGARTVSPTDTRRMKRLSTVPPSQSLNLLPGVPPPPPVARNARAESRSPSMIPRRTPATPSSARTTPDAANRKSYGSVQSVGSATSSNPLRTSAGSFQPRLPVSASTSRLPPPKHTVVHNPLPADDEEYVPPVPAIPKAFESPKGSPGDPYFADKKKPGLGAVDVLGFHSNSAGSISMPVHPEPTKSQQRHGARKSSVLPSNADEKKGTRPGKQLPPLRLPPLNMGPLHLPPKPPAALSQDDTGSGPNPRSPPPRRQPKTPTTPMTASKSSFFAKGKYDETMELPPPRSSTSIHRTHRLTPTPPDLYSSDSSANLSEANQKPTMSPFLSSSLPKGGFEHALLKRSKTGADYVTLTGHVFEDRAQTKPAGPREPTADRLAASPPPPGSAPGEPEAPPSKPMVRMPSVSRKQGNANGATFAPGDAANKSAVPYYPQNNSIPPPRFTASATTGSLSAAKPPIPSPAVASSNGGYLESRRRKDSAASLTTNLASQERARGDTWASKEAADSNTVPVTRNPVIAPKVMKPRTSMGALRATLYSAKDLDRDDVVAEEEMRKLGSRRKETEVAAKALDALRERATPKERVSPHEAVRIAMLNIYERGEIVDFGDVYFCGTQNARKVVGDVQSDAPNFGYDDERGDYTIVPGDHLAYRYEIVDVLGKGSFGQVVRCIDHKLGVLVAVKIIRNKKRFHQQALVEVNILQKLREWDPKNRHSMVNFTQHFYFRGHLCISTELLDMNLYEFIKAHGFRGFSLRIIRRFTKQMLSSLMLLKQRRVIHCDLKPENILLRHPLHSEIKVIDFGSSCFEQEKVYTYIQSRFYRSPEVILGMQYGLPIDMWSVGCILAELYTGVPIFPGENEQEQLACIMEVFGPPEKHLIEKSTRKKLFFDSMGKPRLTVSSKGRRRRPSSKTLQQVLRCDDDSFVDFLSRCMRWDPDRRLKPEDAVRHEFITGQKPVMVPRLPTRENSPVKRANTVSAPRPLPDPPAPMGKAFLHPSRTGMTPLRVVSGASRRASGATGATASSMSKRTSAGGSGGGGGGGFSGLPRAAGRIVSGKQDLAAAAAGASMAMNRRP